In Anaerolineales bacterium, a genomic segment contains:
- a CDS encoding HNH endonuclease, whose translation MQGRVLLLNGSSWEPLAVISTARAISLLLSGKAVVIEESGSVLRTVNSTFPVPSVIALRRFINVPRRRAHWSRKGVLVRDSYTCIYCSVKVGDVVRGKTLAKADFTVDHILPRSRGGRDNWSNTACACYHCNHRKGNHLPGEVGMKLLWEPKTPRTSYLVIAVGSGPEAWRHYIEIQRNDPPTHHED comes from the coding sequence TTGCAAGGTCGTGTACTTCTCCTCAACGGCAGCAGTTGGGAGCCCTTAGCGGTCATCTCCACTGCACGCGCCATCAGTCTCCTACTGTCTGGAAAGGCGGTGGTGATCGAAGAGTCTGGCAGTGTGCTGCGCACCGTGAACAGCACCTTCCCTGTCCCTTCGGTTATCGCTCTGCGCCGTTTCATTAATGTCCCTCGTCGCCGGGCGCACTGGAGCAGAAAAGGGGTCCTTGTACGTGACTCCTACACCTGCATCTATTGTTCGGTGAAGGTGGGTGATGTCGTGCGGGGCAAGACGCTGGCGAAAGCAGATTTCACCGTCGATCACATTCTCCCGCGTTCGCGTGGTGGGCGTGATAACTGGTCAAACACGGCGTGTGCCTGCTATCACTGCAATCATCGCAAAGGCAACCACCTTCCCGGTGAAGTGGGAATGAAACTGCTGTGGGAGCCAAAAACACCGCGCACAAGCTACCTTGTGATTGCGGTGGGCAGTGGACCAGAAGCATGGCGGCATTACATCGAGATACAACGGAACGATCCCCCCACACATCACGAAGACTAA